Proteins encoded in a region of the Solanum dulcamara chromosome 9, daSolDulc1.2, whole genome shotgun sequence genome:
- the LOC129903385 gene encoding uncharacterized protein LOC129903385: MGESFTIQIHSNLVKQLADEGEKLKKKTRKPKTKIQRENKTAHQKLISSDPDVVRGPAATGWPVQPPLFIPVPPPPHPAIAELDAIRSVLKESEEVVEKLQKHEEKMLQEVTKKAKDLHDKEFKLPNQKPIPCLDERDTCFKCYKEHEKDPLSCANVVQNFAECARRVKQQVSLADK; encoded by the coding sequence ATGGGTGAATCATTCACTATACAGATCCACAGCAATTTAGTTAAACAGCTTGCTGATGAgggtgaaaaattgaagaagaaaacgaggaaaccaaaaacaaagatacaaagagaaaacaaaacAGCACATCAGAAGCTAATCTCTAGTGATCCTGATGTAGTGAGGGGGCCTGCTGCTACAGGATGGCCTGTTCAGCCTCCTTTGTTCATCCCAGTACCTCCACCACCTCATCCTGCAATTGCAGAATTAGATGCTATTAGATCTGTGCTTAAAGAGAGCGAGGAGGTTGTGGAGAAGTTGCAGAAACATGAGGAAAAAATGTTGCAAGAAGTGACAAAGAAGGCGAAGGATCTACACGATAAGGAATTCAAACTTCCGAATCAAAAGCCTATCCCCTGCTTGGATGAGAGAGATACTTGTTTTAAATGCTACAAGGAACATGAAAAGGACCCCCTAAGTTGTGCTAATGTGGTTCAAAATTTTGCAGAATGTGCTCGCAGAGTTAAGCAGCAAGTCAGCCTGGCAGATAAgtag